The following DNA comes from Meles meles chromosome 8, mMelMel3.1 paternal haplotype, whole genome shotgun sequence.
AGTGGCTGCAGCTGCAGTGACCCGTGGTGCCTGTGTCATGGTACCCTCTGTGGCCCTGCTCCAAAGACTGCCTTACTGTGGGCAGCAAGAGCTCCCCCACACCTACTGTGAACACATGGGCGTGGCTCGGCTGGCATGTGGCGACACGCGCCCCAACGTTTGGTATGGCTTGGCCACCACACTGCTGTCCCCAGCCCTGGACGTAGGGCTCATCGCTGCTTCCTATGCGCTCATTCTCCGTGCCGTATGTCACCTGCCATCCCATGGGGCCCACTGCAAAGCTTTGGGGACCTGTGGGGCACACGCCAGCGTCATCACTCTCTTCTACACGCCCGccctcttctctttcctggcTCACCGTTTCGGCCGCCACACAGTGCCCCGCCATATCCACATCCTCCTGGCTAACCTCTATGTGGTGGTGCCCCCAGCCCTTAACCCCGTGGTCTATGGAGTACGGACCCAGCAGATCTCTCAGAGGCTCAGGCACTTGCTTCGACTCTGCTGGGCAAGGGCAGTAAGGGATGTGGGCCCTGAGATGGCCTCCCATGGCAGGGAATGAGCACCTATTTGCTGAGGCATGTGCCCTCCCATGGCCCAAGGGTGCCAGACACCTCAGAGCAGAGCTCTAACCAAGGTATCGTTATCATCTGCCAATATGTGGCACTCTGGTCCTCCAGCACTGTTGCCTGCTCAGGAACGGGATGCACACtaactcccctctccctgcctggggccAGCGTCGCTAGACTTTTCCTACCCTTTCTAATTGTGTATCAATCTCCACAGCTGCATCTCACACAAACAGAACATGTCGGGTCTGGATGGTGGCAAACAAGGAGGCCCAGGTCCTGGCATGGAGATCAACGTCTCATCTTTCTCCATCAGTCTGCCCAGCCAGCACCAGATTAGTAAAAGTGGCTCTGCGTGGGGTCTTTTGTCGAGTGTGTGACATGAAGCAGGAACTCCATGTTTGTTGAATGGGTGAAGATGGGAGGGGCTGAGGAAATGGCACAACATGAACCAAAGAGAGCAGAGCTCTGGAAACTGGTACGGCCTCTGAGCTGGCTGATTCATACTGTCAACCTTGGAAGAGCTGCCAGCTCTGGGAGGGAAGGCAGTGGACTGCCCCACGCTGCCCACCTGAGCTATGTCCCCTCTCTGCTCCCATGCTGAGCTTTCCCAACTGTTCCCACTTGCTAGGTTTCCTTGGCAAAACATAGGCAGAGGACCCAGCTCCAGTTGTCATGCTTCATGTTCTGTGTTCTTGCACACTTCCTCCTCTCCGAGAGGTTTCCCACTCCATGCAGCTTAATTCCCAACTCACTCCTCTCATACCTCCCTAACCTCTGTGGCTCCCCTGGATCCATGGCTACAGCAAGGCCAGGCCAGAGAAGTTGATGGAGAATGGATTCAGGTCTGGAGCAGGGAGTCAGAGGGTGAAAACTATGAAGCAAGATGTGGGTATAATCTCATGACATGAGCCCAGCACATGTCTTCCTGGGGTCATACATTCACTTCagctctccagccctctccctaGAATGAGAAGTACACACTTCATATGCCTCTCTCTACTGGGTATTATGTGTTGTACACGGGCTTTAAAGGAGGGAATTCATTAGCAAATCCTTTATGTAAAAAACCTGTGATATCTGAATTGGAGGAGCAATGACAAGTAGGGATATAATAAAGGATACACATTTCTGAATGGAAAATGTGGTCTTCATAGGAAATCTAATGTCCCCTTAGGTCTTGGGGGTGTTGAGACTCACCACTGCCTGGGAAGTACTCAAGAGACACAGTGGAAGAGGAAAGTAGAATTTTGGGTGGCCAGCACTAGGAACAATGAGCTATGACTCAGGAACCAACTCTTCCTTTTCCTTAGGGCACATCAGGGGAGATCCCAAAGGACTAGAGGCTTGACAAGAAGATATTGGGAGGGGGCTCTCTTAAAGCACCGGCAGTGGAAGCTGCTGGCGTCAAGAGGTCTAATTAGCAGATCCATTTGAATAGTGAGGTGGGAAGGAAATGTTTAGAGTTCTTAGAACAGTGAAGAGGACAGACTTCTAAGTGCACAGAGGGCACACAGCAGAGCAGGCCAGCACAAGGCTGATGAAGCAGTCCCCCCAGGTATACAGCTTGGCCCTCATCCAAGGGCCCTTGGTTAAGTAAATGGTTTCTGTCCTGGAGATGGACAGTTACATATTCCTCTGGAGTATTTCTCACTTAATGTTGAGAAAAAGAGCATAAACCCTTCTGAAAGGGACCCATCCCAAGGCCCCGACAGCTTGTCTCAGGTTTGCCTTATTCTGTTTGGACAGGAGGGCCCAGCAGGACaaggacagaggagagaaacCCTGTTTATGTAAAAAAAGTCGTTTCTACCCCATCTATGGAAGCACAAGGGTGTCACAGTCCTCTTTTTACCATGCCCCACCCAGTCCTTCCCAACCCTTCTCACGTGATTCGTCCTTTCAGATGTTGAAATCTGTATGTCTCCTGCTGACACCATTCACCCAGACCAGAGATAAAAGCCTTGGGGAACTCAAAGGTGTTGCTCCCCTCCCACAGCAGAAGCAAGATGAAGCCCACCATGGCCCTCCAGATACCCTTACTGCTGCTGCTCCTGGTGCTCCCAGGACAGCCTCAGGTACAGCTCTGGCTTTTGGGGAGGAGGATGAGATACCAGTCTGTTCTGATTGTTGCTGGGCTTGGGTAGGCTTAGggtgagagaggaaaaacaaggaTGAAGATGAGAAAGGAGGATTTCTGCTCTGTCCACCCTGCTCTTCTATGGGCCTCACTTCTGCAAAAATCTGCCACCCTTTTCCTGTCTGAAGGATGTTGGACCTGAGGGAGGCCAGCCTGGGCTATTTTAGGCATGTGTCCTTTGTTCCATCATTCCCAAAAGCTAAACCACTGGGCTGGAGTTGCAGACTGAGGACATAGCTAAATTAACTCCCAGGGCGAGAGAGGCTATATGTGGGACTATTAAGAGAAGGACAGGGGCCgcgcatctttttttttttttttttttttaagattttatttatttatttatttgacagacagagatcacaagtaggcagagaggcaggcagagagagagggggaagccggctcactgctgagcagagagcccgacatggggctcgatcccaggaccctgagatcatgacctgagctgaaggcagaggctttaacccactgagccacccaggtgccccaggccacACATCTTGATTCTTGAAGAATCCGTAAGgaaattgtttgttttgttgtttgtttttaattctcagaCCTCTAGTTttcaactaaaaagaaaaataaaaagaattctagTTCTTGTGAGTGCTAAATGTCAGTCTGGACTCTGGTGCCTCATGTACTGTGAACATTTATCTCCCTTCTTTGACTTGGAACTCTCTGTTCCTGCCATCTTCACGACAAAATGAACTTGTGGGGATCTACTGAGTCTCCAGAGTAGAGGTACTGGAGGCCCTAAACTGGTCCCTTAAGACTTGGACTTGTTTTCAAATCAGCTTTCTTCTTTCCCACAGAGCCTGAAGGAAGAGTCTACTCCCAGTTCTGTGAACTGTGACAAGAACCAGCCAGCGCATGAGGTAGGGTGAGGACAGCCCCACCTCCAGGAACTGGAAGGGTGCTGGGTGAAGTTCTGGGAAGTTAAGGGAAGGGTCACTGCAACTCATGGCAGAAGGAGACTCAAACAGTCATGAACAACCTCCTGTACAAAGAGAGCTCTTCTTAGACACCCCAGAGTAGGGTCAACCCTTCTGCTTCATGTTCCTAAACAGCACATTGTGCCCCATGTTTCATCACACTTAATGTGCCCATGGACTTGCTTTTGCAGCTGGTGAAAAGTGTGCCAGGTTCTGTGGATGAGGATGGCCTGTGCCATTGTGTAGTTCACCTGCCCAACAACCTCATTTCCCTGAATCAGCTGGAGCAGCTGCAGAGTATAGCACAGGAGCTCATGGACAAGTATGATCAGGAGTTATCCAGGGTAAGTGCTGGAGCTttggggctggggctggcagTTACATGAGCACATTCTCTCCTGGATCCAGCATGAGGAGGAGCCGGACTGGTAGAGAAATGGCTGAAGGAAGCATAGCCCTCATCTTTGAGATGAATCCTGAGAATGAATGAACAATTAGGTATCGTTCTTGGGATTCTCAGTGGCAGTCATAATACAGAGAGGTTTGTGTAGGATGTGCTTCCTCCATTAAGAGGCCAATTCATGGATACAGGTGCAGTGGGACATGAGAAGAGGGTATAGcaaaagaagacaaaagtggGATGGCCAGCACTCAGGAGACAGAAAAGAGTTGGGTTGATATCTAGATAGACTTGTGGGCCAGGCTGGTGAGCTTGGAGTCAATGCTTTAAGTAAGGCTGAGTGAATGGAAATGTGTCATCCTCCATGTGATGTGGGCAGCTCTTTTTGGAATGGGCACTCATTGAGCCCTGGGGAAGACTGATGAGAGAGGGCCTGGAAGCTAGGAGTCTgtccattcattcacttactaaGACACTCCTGAGAGTGTGGCTGTAAtcaggaaaggggaaagagaagctGGGCATATGGGGGAAATAGGGATTTTTCCTGAGGTGAAAAGAGGGACACCATGTCCTCAGCTGTGAGATGGAGATACTAATCCTCACCTCAAGGGCTATTAAGGGAACAAATGAAAGTGATGGATCTGAGAGTATTTTGTTGGCTGTGTGGCACTGGGGGGCATGtgaatggaagaaagagaaacaggtatGGAGGTTTGGGGGTCCTGCCTGTCCATTCCCCCGCACCCAGGTCAGTGAGTACTCTCACACCATTGAAGGTCAGGATAACCAGGTTCTGGAAATGAACCATGCCTTGAAGCCCGTGAATCCCattgcccttgcttccttctAGGAGGCCCCAACCTATAGCCTATTGCGCCTGGAACTCGAGGGAGCACGGGAGTTGGTGACACAGCTTATGGCCAAGGATGGAGGTAATGAGGCTGAGGACCTCCTCTCTCAACTCCAGAGCCAGGTATGTGCATAGATTAGAGAATACCTCTCCCCTTCATAGTCCCCTGTCTTATTTAATCTcataaatttgatgaaaatcaCTTATTTCGGGGGAAAAAAGACATGGAGCTGAGCAATATGGGAACCTCACTTCAGTTCTTAGGAACAGTCCACGACCCATATCCTTGGCATCTCATTTCCATAGGTGGCTAATGCCAGCCTCACACTCAAGCTTCTGGCTGAATCTGACCAGCGCAACCTCCGTGCTTACCGCCAGGAGCTGGATGTCCTCGAGGGCCGACTCAGCAATTGTGAGAGGGAGAAATGTCAAGAGATCTCTGGTCCACCTGTGCCTCCTGGTGAGGCCTCAGCCTGAATTTCTTAAGATCTCATCTCCTCAACGACAGGGTTTGGGAATGGAGGGCTGGCTATGGGGTACTGAGGGTTGAGCAGCAAAGGTCTTTTGTTTCCTTGCATGGTGCATCACTAAGGGATGCAGATTGAGATAGGTACACTCTCACATATAGGCATACTAgtatacacagatatatataaaCACACCTATAATCACAGTGTGCACTATCCTCTATTTGTGCAATGTCAGGCCTTCTTACATACCTGTGCATGCCCCCTGGCAGAAGGACACACACTGAAATGCACACATGGCTATTAcactttcattttcctctccctgTGGGTTGTGTGCCTCACTCCTAGTTTGTTCTTTGCCTGCTCTCTTCTCTAGGTTCTTGTGCCCACGCAGGCCTCCAGAAAGTGAGCAGACCCCTTGTGGTACAACTCAATTGGAGAGGCTTCTCCCACAAGGCAGGTGTCTGGGGTCGAGATGCAGCACCCGATCTAGACTCTTCCCTCTACTGGGTGGCTCCTCTGAGTTCAGGGGACAGGTGAGTTAAGGATGGTTTCTCTTTTGCAACCAGGTTCATTCCAAATGTTCCCTACCCTACCGTGACAGGTTTTTTTGTGGCCCCAGCAGAGCTTCCTCTCTCCATTTTAGGTATGCCCCTGGACAAATTTAGCCTAGGCCTGACAAGTCACCTCCTACTTTATCCTACTTAATCCTGTCAGGATTAAGGATGACTCAGATGGCCCTGAGCTCCTTCACAAACCCATGTGTCTGAAATTTTTAGTCTGATTGTGATCCAGACTGGTTCTACATATTGCCTGATCTTTCATCAAGAGCAAACTCTTCTCCACCTGGTCCCCAGAATCCTAACTTCTTCTCAGAAGAAGTTTAAAGGATGAACTCAAAGCTGAGTTTGAATCTCAGTGCTTAAGCTAAGTGAGCTTGTAAAATGCTTTAATGTCTCAGATCCTTTCTAGCCCTTTGGAAAGTGAGGATAGTTAAATTATGAGATTATCATGTGAGAGTCCATAGAAAAGTGTGAACAGCATAGTCTGTGCTGATACATGTTCTCTTAGATGACAGGAATCCGTGATGTGGTTGTTGGGTGTGACAAGATGTGATCAGGAAGAAGCCTAACTGAATCCATGAGATGATGATGAATACACCTTCAATAACCTGGCAGCCTGGCTAGGCAGCTAGGTACAATGTACAAACAGGGTGTTTAAAGTCAGTCCCTATAGGATATGAGAAAGATCCAACTGAGTAGGAGATTATGGTAGGATAGGATGAACATGGCTTGAACCTATCGCTTAAAAGAGCCTAGGTGGAAGTTCACCTCAGATTAGCGTTACTGATAACATTGTTTCCAATTCCTATAGGTGCTTTGTACAAGGTAAAGGCATTAACGTGACTTTGCATTTTAAATCATCTCAAAATCTCTGTGGGTAAGGCAGAACTTACTGCCCAAAGTCAAGCAAAGACAACACTCAGAATTCAAGGATAATTTAAAGAACTTTCCAAAGTGACCTCATGAACATAGGTCTCCCAAATCCAGCTTCAGAACTATGTCCTGCTGCGGGGCACTGGTGTCTCAGGGGCAGGTGGAAGGCAGTGGAGTCTAGTTACAGAAGAGTctccataaagaagaaaataataatagctatccCTTGATAATTGCTTACTTTGAGATAAATATTCTACTAATTGGTTTATTAGCATTATTTTGGTCAATCCCAATATCAATGAAAtagattattttgttattatttttgtggaTTTTAGTTATGGGCTGAATGactttgagcaaattacttagtCTTTCTGAGGCCCAGTCTCCTAGTCCATGGGAATTCAACCGAAGTTCTAGTGCTTTCTctataattaaatgagataatgcagtCACAGTATCCATGAGGCATTGTTGGGTTTGATGTCAGTGTTATTtctgttactcatttttttaacagTTGTTTTTTGTCCCAGTATAttgtaagaaaaagaagagagattacAAAGCAGTTCTGTTTGATTCCAAAGCTTCCACTATTAATTAGAACACTAGCCTGATCATTTTTATTAGCACTGTGAACCCTGATGATTCTGGTGTGGGGTTTGGCCTAGGTACTTTGACTACTACCGGCTATACAAGTCCTATGATGACCTGGTATTGATGAAGAACTTTGTGGAGAGGACAATGGGCTATGGTGATGGCAGTGGTAATACCGTGTACAAGAACTTCATGTACTTCAACTACTATGGCACACGTGACATTGCCAAGGTGAATCTCTCCTCCAACACTCTGGTGCTGCGACGCACATTGCCCAGTGCCACCTACAACAATCGCTTCTCCTATGCTGGTGTGTCCTGGAAAGACATAGATTTTGCTGGTGATGAGAAGGGGCTGTGGGTACTCTATGCCACTGAGGAGAGCAAGGGAAACCTGGTTGTGAGTCGTCTCAATACCAGCACCTTAGAAGTGGAGAAAACCTGGCGCACCAGCCAGTACAAGCCAGCCATGTCAGGAGCCTTCATGGCCTGTGGAGTGCTCTATGCCTTACGCCCACTGAGCACCCGCCAAGAGGAGATCTTCTATGCTTTCGATACCACCACGGGGCGGGAACGCCATCTCAGCATCCTGTTGGATAAGATGCTGGAAACGCTCCATGGCATCAATTACTCCCCCTTGGATCACAAGCTCTATGTCTATAATGATGGCTACCTGATCAACTATGACCTCAGCTTCCTGACCCTGAAGCACAAGCAATCAAAATGACCAGCTTGAATGCTTTCTTGGCTTCTTCCTGATCACATCCTGTCACACCCAAGAAAACTTCCAGGCCCTGAGACCCCTGGGGAAGAGTACCAGGAGAATCATGTCATCTTTCTCATATCCAGATGaatccctccccctcccccgaaaTGGCCATCACTCCTACTGAATGAGAAAtgttgatttttatctttatcattGATAATCTTTATAATTGATAATTCTGTAAAACTGATAACTCAGTCTTCATATTAAAGTTCTTTTTAGTAATGGCCTAGGTAGATTTGACTGCAGTTTGATTGGGAAACAAATGCTAACAGTAACACTAACAAACACCTCTTTTCTAGAATCCTAGAATTGTAGAAGCTTcactctaatttttaaatctattctgTGTTTTGAAAGCTGGGAATCCAGCTCTGACAGTTATAAAATTCCAAGAACTAGGCTTAGTTAGTAAGTCTTAGGTTGAGAGCCTCTGGTCCCAGTACAGAGACCCAGGGCAACTGACATTAGAATGGGATATAGAAGCCCCTTTTCTTATCCTTAGCCTCCCGCAGGATACCTGGGAAGAAGAGAGGCAGGGTCCTGGTGTGAAAATCAGTGTTTCCCTGTTCTTAATCGATCTCACTTTGAGAGCAATTGAGAGAAGTACTTAAGCCTGAGTCCCATTCTAGGAGGTAAGCGGCTAATGGCTAAGCATGAGGAAGGTCTGATGTGGACTGAGCTGGTGGTCTAGACATTCTCAATAGAAAATCTTTCAGTGTGACACAGAAAGTCCCCTGGCCAACTGTCTGTAAGAGCTTCGCTTATCTTCAACACACGGAGAACATAGAGGCCCAGACACTCCACTTCTGTTACTTATAGATCCCCATCATTCAACTCCCTTCCATGGAGTCAGATTCCAGAACCCAAAGTCTTCACAGTCACACAGAGGATACCAGAATACTTCATGCACAATATCTCATGCTTATACTTCCCCATATACATACATTCACAAATATGCATCCAATCAGACTTGGGTTCTTCCTCATATGTAGAATATTTCCATCTACATAGacataaatacacattttaacataTTCACTAAGGGCATATTCATCTGCTGCCCAAATATAAACCAAGCACTATCCTCCAAACCTGCATGGAACTGAGAATCTGTTTTAGTTGCCTAAACCTGTCCTGGTAGGAATTTTACCATGAATCACCTCCACCATCATCTCTTGATTTACAGACATCTCTCCCCCTAATGCTATGACACAAAGGTGGGCCCTGAAGATTGGGCTAAGACACTGAGTCAAATCTTTCTAAAAGTTCTGCTAAAATGACATGAAGCAAGGCCAAGTGATAggtgaataaaaattattttgcaagGAAGGATTCACTCACCTTCAATTTGAAATGCCCCTCAGGGAGCCTCCCCAGCTAGCTTTGCTCCTGCTTTTAGGATAGTGGAAAGCTTTCTCCCCATGGGAGCACACTCAGTGAAATTGAATATCCCTAAATCTAGAGGCACAGAAAACCATGATCTCCTCTTTCACTTGTGAACTTTGTCCTTGCTCCCCTTTCCTTTGTAAGGCCTTCATTTTTTGAGTTCTCTAAAAGTAATAAGATCCTTTTTATATGAGAGATTCCATTTTTACTGGTATGTAGTTTTATCTATGACTTCGACAAACCCAGTTTTCAATAACAAGCCTGCCATCCCAACAGGGACCCACACATAGCACCATAGGCAAGCCACACATCTCACATAAAAaatctggcctttttttttttttaagattttttaaatttttaaaatttatctgatacagagagaggcagagcagaagccaatggagcagcaggcagagggagagggagaagcagactcgcggCTGAgcaggggttcaatcccaggactctgggatcatgacctgagcagaaggcagaggttgaatccactgagccactcaggtgaaaCACCCccatccttatttatttatttatttatttattttttaatagttccaTCCTGTGAGCTTTGTCGTCCATTTTCTGGAGAATGACctcgttttattttattatggagATGTGGTGACCCACCCccacacatgcactcacacaaATATGTCTCCCATCCCCAGCTGGTCCTGGCAGACTATGAGACTAGAGTTGACATCACAATATCCCTTTTTGGAAGAGGTTACAGTGTTGGTGGGtggggcagaagggaggggcagaccTGGGTGGAGTCATCTTTACTAAGCCCACCTAGTACCAACTATGAATCAGTAGCCACAGACAGGCCTCAACTAGGTCACATCtggagagctggggtggggggtataACATCGCAAAATACCTGGCCCCAGCTTGGTCACTCTTCCCTTTTTGGGCAACAAGGAAACTAGCCTTTGGGCTAAGAACACGACACCTGAGACAAAGGCCAGCAGAAACATTTATCTTCACTCACCCCTTCTGCCCCGGCTTCAGCCTGCTCACCACTGGCCCTCCCACTGAGGTCCATGCCGCATGTCATCTCACGAACACCCAGGATGGCTCAGAGTGGCCATCCTTCAGGTTTGTCTGCAGATAAGAACATCTCAAGTGTCACCCGAGTGATAGTGAAGACAGGAGGCAAGCAGGAAGACTTTATAATAGCGGATGACACCTCAGTGAGGCAATTCAAGGAGAAGCTATCTGCTCACTTCAAGTGCCAGATGGACCAACTTGTGCTGGTCTTCATGGGCCGCCTTCTTAAGGACCATGATACGCTGAGCCAGAGGGGCATCCTAGATGGCCACACCATTCACTTGGTCATAAAGTCTAAATGCAGCTCCAGATCCCTAGCCCATTCCTCCCAGAACCTGCTGGCCAAAGAGCCCAGCCACCAGGACAGAAacaccaaaggaaacagcaaCGGGTTACACCAACCTGCCAGTGTGAGTCACACCGCAGTGGAATCAGCCCTCCTTATGGAACTTGATGCACCCAAAGTGCAGAGTCAGGACCTAGAAGTAGGTAGTCCAGAGTACATAGCCCAGACGCTACAGAATCCTAGTGTCCAGCAGCTTCTGTCTAACACAGACCTCATGAGGCAGTTCATCTCAGAACACCCAGACATGCAACAACTGATGCAGCAGAATCCAGAAGTCTCCCACATCCTTGACCATTCTGAGATCTTATGGCAGACTCTGGAGCTAGCCAGAAACCTTGCCATGATTCAAGAGATAATGCAGATCCAGCAACCTGAACAGAATCCTGAGCATCCACTGAACCCACAGTCACACTCCGGCTTAGAGACAAGACCAGGTGGGGACAATGCCCTGGGTCAGACTTATGTGGATTGCAATGACCAAATGCTCAACAGCTCACAAGATCCCTTTGGGGACAAGCCATTCACAGCTCTCCTGGAAGGACAAGTTTTGGAACAAGTTCAATCCTCACCTCCATCTCCAGCACCACCCCAGGAATGGCGGGACCAGCTCCCACAGCTCCCTACAACCCGAGTCATCTACACTAGTTCTTGTGGTTTTTCCTCCATCACCTCAGCCAATGTTAGCCCTAACAGGGTGAACCATACCCCCAGTGCCTACGCCACCACTATCTCCAGCAAGGGCCAGAGTCCTAACTGTCCCATTAAGCAGCCGACTGGGATACCAGCCTTACCTAGCATCGAGCCCATCCAGCAGCCCAGGGCAGAGGATAAAGATGCCACCATCCCTCTAAATAGCTCTGACCAGAAATTAGAGGATGACCTCCAGCCTGCAGATGAGCAGACCAGCTCTCAGATCACAGGAAGCATGATGCAGTTCCTTTTAAACAACCCGTACTTGGCAGCCCAGATGATGCTATTCATAAGTATGCCCCAGTTGAATGAACAGTGTAGGCAGCAGCTGCCCACATTCCAGCAGCACACACAGCTTTCTGACTTGCTTACAGCCCTAGCCAACACCAAAGCATCACAAGCAATATTGCAAATTGAGCAGGGTCTGCAGCTCTTGGCCACAGAAGCTCCTGTTCTTCTACCCTGGGTTGCACCCTACCTATGGGGCCTGGGTTGGCTTCCTGCGCC
Coding sequences within:
- the LOC123948732 gene encoding olfactory receptor 52D1-like, which produces MGLDPVLPTLNQTVLLTGPGPFVLLGVPGLEALHAWLSVPVCLLYMAAVAGNGLLLGLVAADRTLRAPMYQLLGLLAAADLVLATSTVPKSLAVLWGLSGEISFAACLTQLFVTHVIFIAESSVLLAMAVDRYVAICQPLRYGALLTQRVVGIVAAAAVTRGACVMVPSVALLQRLPYCGQQELPHTYCEHMGVARLACGDTRPNVWYGLATTLLSPALDVGLIAASYALILRAVCHLPSHGAHCKALGTCGAHASVITLFYTPALFSFLAHRFGRHTVPRHIHILLANLYVVVPPALNPVVYGVRTQQISQRLRHLLRLCWARAVRDVGPEMASHGRE
- the LOC123948734 gene encoding olfactomedin-4-like, which produces MSGLDGGKQGGPGPGMEINVSSFSISLPSQHQISKSGSARSKMKPTMALQIPLLLLLLVLPGQPQSLKEESTPSSVNCDKNQPAHELVKSVPGSVDEDGLCHCVVHLPNNLISLNQLEQLQSIAQELMDKYDQELSREAPTYSLLRLELEGARELVTQLMAKDGGNEAEDLLSQLQSQVANASLTLKLLAESDQRNLRAYRQELDVLEGRLSNCEREKCQEISGPPVPPGSCAHAGLQKVSRPLVVQLNWRGFSHKAGVWGRDAAPDLDSSLYWVAPLSSGDRYFDYYRLYKSYDDLVLMKNFVERTMGYGDGSGNTVYKNFMYFNYYGTRDIAKVNLSSNTLVLRRTLPSATYNNRFSYAGVSWKDIDFAGDEKGLWVLYATEESKGNLVVSRLNTSTLEVEKTWRTSQYKPAMSGAFMACGVLYALRPLSTRQEEIFYAFDTTTGRERHLSILLDKMLETLHGINYSPLDHKLYVYNDGYLINYDLSFLTLKHKQSK
- the UBQLNL gene encoding ubiquilin-like protein, yielding MPHVISRTPRMAQSGHPSGLSADKNISSVTRVIVKTGGKQEDFIIADDTSVRQFKEKLSAHFKCQMDQLVLVFMGRLLKDHDTLSQRGILDGHTIHLVIKSKCSSRSLAHSSQNLLAKEPSHQDRNTKGNSNGLHQPASVSHTAVESALLMELDAPKVQSQDLEVGSPEYIAQTLQNPSVQQLLSNTDLMRQFISEHPDMQQLMQQNPEVSHILDHSEILWQTLELARNLAMIQEIMQIQQPEQNPEHPLNPQSHSGLETRPGGDNALGQTYVDCNDQMLNSSQDPFGDKPFTALLEGQVLEQVQSSPPSPAPPQEWRDQLPQLPTTRVIYTSSCGFSSITSANVSPNRVNHTPSAYATTISSKGQSPNCPIKQPTGIPALPSIEPIQQPRAEDKDATIPLNSSDQKLEDDLQPADEQTSSQITGSMMQFLLNNPYLAAQMMLFISMPQLNEQCRQQLPTFQQHTQLSDLLTALANTKASQAILQIEQGLQLLATEAPVLLPWVAPYLWGLGWLPAPSCSYRDTVPWAWDAPDIAETKDPECCHKSGTVLQRLQSLAGDPSHLPQAPEIRFSQQMESLQAMGFGNHHANLQALIATEGDTSAAICKLKRSQGF